The following is a genomic window from Sutcliffiella horikoshii.
GTATTACAAGACTATAAAACAAGGAGGCGATAAAATGAGTAAACTATTTAAAAGAGTATTTGTTGCGGTATTGCCGATATTGGTGAAAGAAGGATTCCGTTATTATAAAGAAAGAAAAAAATCGTCTACCAGCACAAAGAGTGCGTAAGGATTTAATGTTTGAAAGGAGGGAATCACATTGGACAAATATACTTATTATGTAACGATGGAAACAGGTCAAATTCACCGGGAACCTTTCGACGATCAGGTTAAATATTATGAAGTACTTGCAACTCAGGAAGAAATTCATGAAATTGAAAGACTTTTTGAGGAGCTGCATACTACGGAATATAGTCCAGATGCATTCAAGAGTCCGTTAAATGAAAAAAGCACCCAAGAGCATCGGGACAAACAACAATTAATTCTTGATAAAATTATTGTAGCGATCTATGAACTGGGTACGGAAGTGACCAAAGAAGAGATTCGCACAATGAATGGAATGAACCAGCGTGTTTAAGCGGACGCTGGTTTTTTTATGGGGGTAGAGTGTGAGATTGGTAGCTTCTAACCACAAATAAGAACATTATGGAATAAATTATCTGGAGGAAAGACCTATTTTTGGCTATGGCTCGGGCTTTCCGTTGAAAGTGGCATGCAACCGCGTTAGACTAGGTAAAAAAGTAGTGTTAGGAGTATTCCTATGATGAATAAACAAAAACAGATTAGTATGTATCCTGCCGTGGCAGTGATCATCTTTGATGAACAGAAAAGAATTTTATTACAAAAGAGAGCAGATGTGGGCTTATGGACCATTCCAGCCGGACATGTAGAGCCTGGTGAGACGGTGGAGGAAGCGGCTGTTCGCGAGGTATACCAAGATACAGGACTCGTTGTCGATCCATACCGCCTGATTGGCGTTTACTCTGATCCAGAATCACAAACCTTTGAATACCCGGATGGGCGCTTAGTTCAGTTTGTGACATCCTATTTTGAAGCGGAGATTACAGGTGGGACAACAACCAAGAAGGATCCTGCCCTGATTGAGCTCGAGTTCTTTGCGCCAAACAAACTCCCGCATGACTTGTTGCCCATGCACCCAAGATGGCTCGTCGATGCATTCTCAGATAGACCTGAGGCATTTGTAAGATGAACGTTTAATGTGAGGGGAAATTTAGTTTAACCATTTAGTATTCGACGCGAACTGAAAAAATCCTTGAGGGGTCTGACCCCCTCAAGGATTTTTTTTCTAAATATATATCAATTAATTTCAAAATCATTCAAAACCATCAATGCACATTTGTCAGGAACGTCAGGAAGAAGAGTGCCGCGATCACGTAGAGTGGAGCGGAGACTTCTTTTGCTTTGCCTAGTAAAAGTTTCATTAGCGGGTAGGCAATGAAACCGAATGCGATTCCGTCTGCAATAGAGTAAGAGAATGGGATCATTACAATTACTAGAAAGGCAGGGAATCCTTCTGATAAGTCTTGGAAGTCGATTTGTTTCACTGATTGAAGCATCAGTACGCCAATGATAATTAAAATTGGCGCAATCGCACTGCCAGGAATAATTTTAATGAAGGGGATCGCAAACATGGAAAGCAAAAATAGGCTTCCTGTCGTTATTGCTGTTACACCGGTTCTTCCGCCAGCGGCAATACCTGCTGCCGTTTCCACTGTCGAAACAGTAGGGCTGGTACCGAAAAGTCCACTTGTTAAAATGGAGATTCCGTTTGCCTGGAAGGAACGTTTGAACTTTTCAGGGCGGTTGATCATTCCCAGGTGTCCGTTAATAAGCCCGATGTTCTCAAACAAGAGAACCATCGTTAAAGAGAAGACAGCCACTAAAAACGTGAACTCTCCAATCTTTGCAAATGAAACGGCACCAAATAAGGAAAGATAGCTATCCAGCGGTAAAGCACTTCCACCAACATCAGAGAAGTTTACCACTCCCAAAGCAGCAGCGATAACCGTACCAGCAACAATACTAATTAAAAAGTTTGCTGGGACATTTCGCATAAACAATGTTACGGCTAAAATCACAGTCAGAATCGTGGCAATCACATAAGGACTCGAAACATCTCCAAGTGATAATAGAGAGTTTTCACCTTTTACGATAAGTCCGCCTTTTTCCAACCCGATTAGTGTCAGGAATAACCCTAACCCAACCGTAATCGCATGCTTTAAAGAGCTTGGAATTGCCTCGAGCAGCACTTGTGCAAGCTTTGTAAACGAAATAATCGTCACAATCACACCAGAAACCACTACGACGCCCAATGCTTCTTGCCAGGTTAATCCCATAGAGTGAACCAACGTATAGGTGAACATCGCGTTGATTCCCATACCAGGAACAAGGATGATCGGCGCATTCGCCCAAAATCCCATCAGCCAACAACCTACAACACATGTAAGGATGGTAGCGATGATTCCGGCTTCAATCGGAATACCTGCTTCTGCAAGAATCGTTGCATTAACAGCAATAATGTACACAATGGTAAAGAATGAAATCATTCCGGCCATCATTTCACGCTTTAAAGTCGTCTCATGACCAGCCAGATCAAATGAATTCTTCATCCATTGAAGCATAATAAAACACCTTATTCAGTTTCCCTCTCCCACCCGGCCGCACAGGACCCACAAACAAGTATTATAACGTGCAATTAAACATTCGACAATAGAAAATTCGAAAGGTTAATTGAAAGAATGTTCAGAAAAAGTACACACTCTTTTAGAAAGAAATGGGGTAAACTGGTAGTAATGAATTGGAAAAGGGTGAGTGCGATGGACTTTTTTCGATTAACAGATGAAAAAATCAGAAAAGCTTATGAAGACGGAGAGTTCGAAAATCTGCCGGGTTACGGAAAACGTTTGGAACTTGAAGACTTATCCAATGTTCCTCCAGAGATGAGAATGGCATACAAAATGATGAAAAATGCCGGGATGATGGAAGAACAGCAGGTTAGAACAGAGATTGAATACTTGGAGGATCTTATCGAAGGGGCGCATAGTGATGTGGAGGAAGCCAGGTTGAATAAAAGGCTGACAGAAAAACAACTTCGATTACAGCAACTTATCCAAAAGAAGAAAAAAGATGCCAATTCGGCAGTTTTTAAAGACTATCAGAATCAAATCATGAAAAGATTTGATTGAACGATAAAATTTCAGAACCGAGTCACCCCTTGAATTAGGTGTACTCGGTTTTTATTTTACATAGACGTTACACCAACATTACACTTTCAATTCTCATCAAATTCTCATCCCACAAACACCAATATTTAGGTAGTATAAAAGAGAGACTCAAAACCAGGCAATTCGTCTAAAATAAATCTAGAACCCACACGTAAGGTGGAGGTGCAACCATGTGCAGAGTATTAATAATAGAAGACGAAA
Proteins encoded in this region:
- a CDS encoding NUDIX domain-containing protein: MMNKQKQISMYPAVAVIIFDEQKRILLQKRADVGLWTIPAGHVEPGETVEEAAVREVYQDTGLVVDPYRLIGVYSDPESQTFEYPDGRLVQFVTSYFEAEITGGTTTKKDPALIELEFFAPNKLPHDLLPMHPRWLVDAFSDRPEAFVR
- a CDS encoding NCS2 family permease; the encoded protein is MLQWMKNSFDLAGHETTLKREMMAGMISFFTIVYIIAVNATILAEAGIPIEAGIIATILTCVVGCWLMGFWANAPIILVPGMGINAMFTYTLVHSMGLTWQEALGVVVVSGVIVTIISFTKLAQVLLEAIPSSLKHAITVGLGLFLTLIGLEKGGLIVKGENSLLSLGDVSSPYVIATILTVILAVTLFMRNVPANFLISIVAGTVIAAALGVVNFSDVGGSALPLDSYLSLFGAVSFAKIGEFTFLVAVFSLTMVLLFENIGLINGHLGMINRPEKFKRSFQANGISILTSGLFGTSPTVSTVETAAGIAAGGRTGVTAITTGSLFLLSMFAIPFIKIIPGSAIAPILIIIGVLMLQSVKQIDFQDLSEGFPAFLVIVMIPFSYSIADGIAFGFIAYPLMKLLLGKAKEVSAPLYVIAALFFLTFLTNVH
- a CDS encoding DnaJ family domain-containing protein; its protein translation is MNWKRVSAMDFFRLTDEKIRKAYEDGEFENLPGYGKRLELEDLSNVPPEMRMAYKMMKNAGMMEEQQVRTEIEYLEDLIEGAHSDVEEARLNKRLTEKQLRLQQLIQKKKKDANSAVFKDYQNQIMKRFD